One window from the genome of Rhodobacteraceae bacterium S2214 encodes:
- a CDS encoding MFS transporter, with amino-acid sequence MTQSKSALINPVLIAGCVIIMTGFAIRASFGVFQIPIATEFGWLRTDFSLAIAIQNLAWGIGQPIFGAIAEKIGDRKAIILGALFYAAGLLLSSGATTPIAHQMYEVLVGFGIAGTGFGVILAVVGRAASDDNRSMALAIATAAGSAGQVFGAPLAEYFLTFMTWQMTFVTFAGLILAVLLVLPMMRSEKVATKAELEESMGAILIRAFKDPSYTFIFLGFFSCGYQLAFVTAHFPAFVTEMCGPIAPGGALASMGITTTSALGAVAISLIGLANIGGTLFAGYLGKRYSKKYLLAGIYLGRTIIAAAFIMTPMTPTTVILFSVGMGSLWLATVPLTSGLVAHLYGLRYMGTLYGIVFFSHQLGSFMGVWLGGALYDAYGTYTYVWWVGVAVGAFSAIVHLPIKENRSTLVAAS; translated from the coding sequence ATGACCCAATCGAAATCCGCCCTGATCAATCCAGTCCTGATTGCGGGCTGCGTCATCATCATGACCGGCTTTGCGATCCGTGCATCATTTGGTGTGTTCCAAATCCCGATCGCGACAGAATTCGGCTGGCTGCGTACCGACTTTTCGCTCGCCATTGCGATCCAGAACCTTGCTTGGGGCATCGGTCAGCCCATCTTTGGCGCCATTGCTGAAAAGATTGGGGACCGCAAAGCAATCATACTTGGCGCATTGTTTTATGCTGCCGGACTGTTGCTGTCGTCAGGCGCAACCACACCAATTGCCCACCAGATGTACGAGGTGCTGGTGGGGTTTGGGATTGCAGGAACTGGGTTTGGCGTCATTCTTGCCGTGGTTGGACGGGCCGCGTCAGATGACAACAGGTCCATGGCCTTGGCCATTGCGACCGCGGCTGGTTCTGCAGGACAGGTCTTTGGCGCGCCGCTTGCCGAATACTTTTTGACCTTCATGACATGGCAGATGACCTTCGTGACCTTCGCGGGTTTGATTTTGGCTGTGTTGCTGGTTTTGCCGATGATGCGATCTGAAAAGGTCGCAACCAAAGCGGAACTGGAAGAAAGCATGGGCGCAATCCTGATCCGTGCGTTCAAGGACCCGTCCTATACGTTCATCTTTCTAGGCTTCTTTTCCTGCGGCTACCAACTGGCCTTTGTCACCGCCCACTTTCCGGCATTCGTGACTGAAATGTGTGGACCTATTGCGCCCGGTGGCGCGCTTGCCAGTATGGGCATCACAACCACCAGCGCGTTGGGCGCGGTTGCGATATCACTGATCGGTTTGGCCAACATCGGCGGCACACTTTTCGCGGGCTACCTAGGGAAGCGGTATTCGAAAAAGTATCTGCTGGCTGGCATCTATCTGGGGCGGACTATCATTGCGGCTGCTTTTATCATGACGCCCATGACACCCACGACAGTCATCTTGTTTTCGGTTGGCATGGGGTCGCTGTGGCTGGCGACCGTGCCGTTGACGTCTGGGCTTGTCGCGCACCTATATGGTCTGCGGTATATGGGCACGTTGTACGGGATCGTTTTCTTTTCGCACCAGCTGGGATCGTTCATGGGTGTCTGGCTTGGCGGGGCGCTATACGACGCCTACGGCACCTACACCTATGTCTGGTGGGTCGGTGTGGCAGTCGGAGCGTTTAGTGCAATCGTCCACCTTCCGATCAAAGAAAACCGATCGACGCTGGTCGCGGCTAGCTAA
- a CDS encoding LysM peptidoglycan-binding domain-containing protein has product MRQVGPVGPKPRSNVLPWAITVGAVTFAVGVMGTLYMTQNQQRAQAEALSSIVAQLSDIQVSRAQTADLLAIPAPAPVAATPVAPAPEPDVVAVSAPAAVAPSIPTATAALAASAPTAEDVRSKEDKIAEAIAIANRNQLRMLTEGVVAGLYDVTTENADGTGTRIALQPRNAATTAESLEGILAAAAASGEIDVPDAISTSDGDVDPQTLLFDLVQRSLENGNADEVEAARELQLRAFAASTAETETVGGERFYTVESGDSLAYIALQFYGATGEYGRIFEANRDQLSSPDKVQIGQRLRIPNA; this is encoded by the coding sequence ATGAGACAAGTCGGACCAGTAGGCCCAAAGCCGCGTTCTAACGTATTGCCGTGGGCGATCACTGTTGGGGCTGTGACGTTCGCCGTTGGTGTGATGGGCACGCTTTACATGACCCAGAACCAACAGCGTGCGCAGGCCGAAGCCCTGTCATCTATCGTAGCACAGCTGTCCGATATCCAAGTCAGCCGTGCGCAGACCGCTGATTTGTTGGCAATTCCAGCCCCAGCGCCAGTTGCCGCAACACCAGTCGCACCAGCGCCTGAACCAGACGTCGTCGCAGTTTCCGCACCTGCAGCTGTAGCGCCATCAATCCCCACCGCGACCGCAGCGCTTGCAGCATCTGCCCCGACGGCAGAAGACGTTCGCAGTAAAGAAGATAAAATCGCCGAAGCCATCGCAATCGCCAACCGCAACCAGTTGCGAATGCTGACCGAAGGCGTTGTCGCTGGTTTGTACGACGTGACGACCGAAAACGCAGACGGCACCGGAACACGCATTGCCCTGCAGCCCCGCAACGCAGCGACGACTGCAGAATCGTTGGAAGGTATTTTGGCCGCTGCTGCCGCCAGTGGCGAAATCGACGTACCTGATGCGATCAGCACCAGCGATGGTGATGTCGATCCGCAAACGCTTTTGTTTGATCTGGTGCAACGGTCGCTGGAAAACGGGAACGCTGACGAAGTTGAAGCGGCCCGCGAACTGCAATTGCGCGCATTCGCAGCATCTACAGCCGAAACCGAAACGGTTGGCGGCGAACGGTTCTACACAGTCGAAAGCGGCGACAGCCTTGCCTATATCGCACTGCAGTTTTACGGCGCGACCGGCGAATATGGACGTATTTTTGAAGCAAACCGCGATCAGCTTTCGTCACCTGACAAAGTGCAGATCGGTCAACGCCTGCGCATTCCAAATGCGTAA
- the accD gene encoding acetyl-CoA carboxylase, carboxyltransferase subunit beta gives MNWITNYVRPTINSLFSRREVPENLWQKCDECGTMLFHRELSDNLNVCTNCDHHMAIGARDRLTALFDLGMFKEVEVPEPVADPLHFKDQKKYTDRIKDARKKTGERDAMLVAEGDIGRTKAVVAVQDFSFMGGSMSMYVGNAIIAAAERAIELKCPLILFSAAGGARMQEGILGLMQMPRTTIAVQMLKEAGLPYIVVLTHPTTGGVTASYAMLGDVQIAEPNALIGFAGARVIEQTIGEKLPEGFQRAEYLLDHGMLDRVTKRTELKDELITIMRLLMKQPPAIKGDLPAPDAETPEAEEAKA, from the coding sequence ATGAACTGGATCACGAACTACGTCCGACCCACGATTAATTCGCTGTTTTCGCGGCGCGAGGTTCCAGAGAACCTTTGGCAGAAGTGCGACGAATGTGGCACGATGCTGTTCCACCGCGAACTGTCGGACAACCTGAACGTCTGCACGAACTGCGATCATCACATGGCGATTGGTGCGCGTGATCGTCTGACGGCGCTGTTCGATCTGGGCATGTTCAAAGAGGTCGAGGTCCCCGAACCTGTCGCTGATCCGCTGCACTTTAAAGACCAAAAGAAATATACCGACCGTATCAAGGACGCCCGCAAGAAGACCGGCGAACGCGACGCGATGTTGGTAGCAGAAGGCGACATTGGCCGCACGAAAGCCGTTGTGGCTGTTCAGGACTTTTCCTTTATGGGTGGGTCTATGTCGATGTATGTGGGCAACGCGATCATTGCGGCTGCCGAACGTGCGATTGAACTGAAATGCCCGCTGATCCTGTTTTCTGCCGCTGGTGGCGCGCGGATGCAGGAAGGTATTCTTGGCCTGATGCAGATGCCACGCACGACAATTGCTGTGCAGATGCTGAAAGAAGCAGGCCTGCCTTACATCGTGGTTCTGACACACCCGACGACGGGTGGTGTGACCGCATCCTACGCAATGCTGGGCGACGTTCAGATTGCGGAACCAAATGCGTTGATCGGCTTTGCCGGTGCCCGTGTGATCGAACAAACCATCGGTGAAAAACTGCCCGAAGGGTTCCAGCGCGCCGAATACCTGTTGGATCACGGGATGCTAGACCGCGTGACAAAGCGGACCGAATTGAAAGACGAATTGATCACGATCATGCGTCTTTTGATGAAACAGCCACCTGCAATCAAAGGCGATTTGCCTGCGCCAGACGCCGAGACACCGGAAGCTGAGGAAGCAAAAGCGTGA
- a CDS encoding TIGR03643 family protein yields MAKAPDLDEATKSEVIEMALSDHIAFADIKAQHGLSEKEVKAVMRSALKTGSYKAWRKRVRTFGDRRESYK; encoded by the coding sequence ATGGCCAAAGCACCGGACCTTGATGAAGCAACCAAAAGCGAAGTGATCGAGATGGCTTTGTCCGATCACATTGCGTTTGCGGACATCAAGGCCCAGCACGGATTATCCGAAAAAGAGGTCAAGGCGGTGATGCGATCCGCCTTGAAAACCGGCAGTTACAAAGCGTGGCGCAAACGTGTGCGGACCTTCGGTGACCGCCGCGAAAGCTATAAATAG
- a CDS encoding bifunctional folylpolyglutamate synthase/dihydrofolate synthase, whose translation MTTNSDAILARMMALHPKVIDLTLDRVWRLLETLDNPQKKLPPVIHVAGTNGKGSTQAMIRAGLEKSGAAVHAYTSPHLAHFHERIRLAGELITEDALTEVLDRCYHANGPDPITYFEITTVAGLLAFAETPADYTLLEVGLGGRLDATNVIDSPALTIITPIDLDHQAFLGDTLTAIAGEKAGIIKRGVPCVVGPQHDEAMDVIEAKAARLGAPLLAHGQHWHVSGERGRLVYQDERGLLDLPLPALPGPHQIMNAGAAIAALRALDKDEAACEAAMTQAYWPARMEKLTKGALVDLAAPAELWLDGGHNPAAGRALAATLKQQPPRPTHLICGMLNTKDISGYLAPLAEVATNLTAVSIPNEANTIPAEETARIAATVGLDAKAAPDVAHAIRDITANSPHARILICGSLYLAGAVMRENI comes from the coding sequence ATGACGACCAATTCCGACGCGATCCTTGCCCGCATGATGGCGCTGCACCCGAAAGTCATCGACCTGACGCTCGACCGTGTTTGGCGGCTGTTAGAGACCTTGGACAATCCGCAAAAGAAATTGCCGCCCGTCATCCACGTCGCAGGCACAAATGGCAAAGGATCGACCCAAGCCATGATCCGTGCGGGTTTGGAAAAATCGGGCGCTGCCGTTCATGCCTATACGTCCCCGCATCTTGCCCATTTTCATGAACGGATCAGGCTCGCTGGTGAACTGATCACCGAAGATGCGCTGACCGAAGTGCTGGATCGCTGTTACCACGCCAATGGGCCGGACCCGATCACCTACTTCGAGATCACGACAGTCGCGGGTCTACTGGCGTTCGCGGAAACCCCCGCGGATTACACGCTGCTTGAGGTTGGTCTGGGTGGACGGCTGGATGCCACAAACGTCATCGATTCCCCTGCTCTGACGATCATCACCCCGATAGATTTGGACCATCAGGCGTTCCTTGGTGATACGCTGACAGCCATCGCAGGCGAAAAAGCGGGTATCATCAAACGAGGCGTGCCTTGCGTCGTGGGTCCGCAACATGACGAAGCGATGGACGTGATCGAAGCGAAAGCTGCCCGTTTGGGTGCGCCATTGCTGGCCCATGGTCAGCACTGGCATGTGTCCGGAGAACGCGGGCGGTTGGTGTATCAGGACGAACGCGGATTGCTTGATCTTCCCCTTCCTGCCTTGCCCGGCCCACACCAGATTATGAATGCAGGTGCCGCGATTGCCGCGCTGCGCGCCTTGGACAAAGATGAAGCCGCCTGCGAAGCGGCGATGACCCAAGCCTATTGGCCCGCACGAATGGAAAAACTGACCAAAGGTGCGTTGGTTGATTTGGCAGCACCTGCTGAACTGTGGCTCGATGGGGGGCATAATCCGGCCGCCGGTCGTGCGCTTGCTGCGACGCTGAAACAACAGCCACCGCGCCCAACACACCTGATTTGCGGCATGCTGAATACCAAAGACATCAGTGGATATCTTGCGCCACTTGCCGAAGTTGCGACAAATTTGACCGCCGTTTCGATCCCGAACGAAGCAAACACGATCCCCGCAGAAGAAACCGCAAGGATCGCCGCAACTGTGGGGCTTGACGCAAAGGCAGCACCCGATGTTGCCCATGCAATCAGGGATATCACCGCAAATTCACCTCATGCGCGTATCCTGATTTGTGGGTCACTGTATCTGGCTGGCGCCGTTATGCGGGAAAACATCTAA
- a CDS encoding AFG1 family ATPase, with protein sequence MTMHEIYQAKVAAGELTSDAAQVSVMDQLERVRAAMAAPAPKRGFFRKAPDPEPGLYMWGGVGRGKSMLMDLLYDAVDAPKQRSHFHAFMQWVHAQMTEARKSGVDDAIAPVAADLAGRVRFLAFDEMQITDITDAMIVGRLFEALFAAGVTIVTTSNRPPDDLYKDGLNRQLFTPFIALIKERLVVHELVSETDYRQGRLAGTPTYFTPLTSEARAQIDRVWDDLTQGDAAPLVLHVKKREVTLPGFHNGAARASFYDLCGKPLGAADYLTLVDAVRVLILEDIPQLGRSNFNEAKRFVTLIDTLYEGRVRLICSAAAPPEMLYLEGEGTFEFERTASRLREMQAADWAV encoded by the coding sequence ATGACAATGCACGAGATATATCAAGCCAAAGTTGCTGCAGGCGAGCTGACGTCGGATGCCGCACAGGTTTCGGTGATGGACCAGTTGGAACGGGTGCGCGCGGCGATGGCGGCCCCTGCACCCAAGCGCGGGTTCTTTCGCAAAGCCCCTGATCCAGAACCGGGTCTCTATATGTGGGGCGGTGTCGGGCGCGGGAAATCCATGTTGATGGATCTGCTATACGATGCGGTCGACGCGCCTAAGCAACGCAGCCATTTCCACGCTTTCATGCAGTGGGTGCACGCCCAGATGACCGAAGCCCGTAAATCGGGGGTTGATGATGCCATTGCGCCCGTGGCTGCTGATTTGGCGGGGCGTGTCCGGTTTCTGGCGTTTGACGAGATGCAAATCACCGACATCACCGATGCGATGATCGTGGGGCGTCTGTTCGAGGCGTTGTTTGCTGCGGGCGTTACGATTGTAACAACGTCGAACCGCCCACCTGATGATCTGTATAAAGACGGGCTGAACCGCCAGTTGTTCACGCCATTCATTGCACTGATCAAAGAACGTTTGGTGGTGCATGAACTTGTCAGCGAAACAGACTACCGTCAGGGACGTCTGGCCGGAACGCCGACTTATTTCACGCCGTTAACATCCGAAGCGCGCGCTCAAATTGATCGGGTCTGGGACGACCTGACACAAGGCGACGCCGCCCCGTTGGTGCTGCATGTCAAAAAACGCGAAGTCACACTGCCCGGATTTCATAATGGTGCCGCGCGGGCGTCGTTTTATGATTTGTGTGGGAAACCACTGGGTGCAGCCGATTACTTGACCTTGGTGGATGCCGTCCGCGTGCTTATTTTGGAAGATATCCCGCAACTGGGACGGTCTAATTTCAACGAAGCCAAACGTTTTGTGACCCTAATAGACACGCTTTACGAAGGGCGCGTGCGGTTGATTTGTTCTGCCGCGGCCCCCCCCGAGATGCTGTATCTTGAAGGTGAAGGGACGTTTGAATTTGAACGGACAGCCAGCCGTTTGCGCGAAATGCAGGCGGCAGACTGGGCAGTTTGA
- a CDS encoding dihydroxy-acid dehydratase, producing MFSFVGKYIVFGAALLVAGCAEIGSLGAPTPPTPALALYGGDVIAAVPEGYCIETKASKPRSGFAVMVGCGVIAGTNDRPRLNGFATVQVGPAGSAIVTEDPDGFEAFLSTTAGETLLSVNGNASTVSVGGVKQTSGAVTVRFADQAAPPVAGLQTTEWRAFVDIKGRLTTIAVRGMAETPLTASQGQALLESVLASMLANNQIAETVAET from the coding sequence GTGTTTTCGTTTGTAGGTAAGTATATTGTATTCGGCGCGGCCCTGCTGGTTGCGGGCTGCGCTGAAATTGGGTCACTGGGGGCGCCGACGCCTCCGACACCAGCACTGGCACTTTATGGTGGCGACGTGATCGCAGCCGTGCCTGAAGGGTATTGTATCGAAACCAAAGCCAGCAAACCGCGTAGCGGTTTTGCGGTAATGGTTGGCTGCGGCGTGATCGCGGGCACCAACGACAGGCCACGCCTGAACGGCTTTGCGACAGTTCAAGTCGGGCCTGCGGGATCAGCAATCGTGACAGAAGACCCCGATGGGTTCGAGGCGTTTTTGTCAACGACCGCAGGTGAAACCCTGCTCAGCGTCAATGGCAATGCAAGCACGGTGTCTGTAGGCGGGGTCAAACAAACCTCGGGTGCTGTGACTGTGCGGTTTGCGGATCAAGCGGCGCCACCTGTTGCGGGATTGCAGACGACCGAATGGCGTGCATTCGTTGACATCAAAGGACGGCTGACCACAATCGCCGTGCGGGGTATGGCCGAAACACCGTTGACCGCGTCACAAGGTCAAGCGCTTCTGGAAAGTGTGCTCGCGTCGATGCTTGCAAACAACCAGATCGCAGAAACGGTTGCCGAAACCTGA
- a CDS encoding NADPH-dependent 2,4-dienoyl-CoA reductase, which produces MTTTYPHLLAPLDLGFTTLKNRVLMGSMHTGLEETKDWNRVAEFYATRARGGVALMVTGGMAPNKEGGVFPGAAGLFNQDDIANHKIVTDRVHDAGGKIAMQILHAGRYAYSPECVSASAVKSPISPFPPKELDAEGIEKQISDMVTAAVRAQEAGYDGVEVMGSEGYFLNQFLVTHTNKRDDEWGGSYENRMRLPVEVVRRVREAVGTDFIVIYRLSMIDLIPNGSTWEEVVQLAKAIEAAGATIINTGIGWHEARIPTIATSVPRRAFSWVTKKLMGEVSIPVITSNRINTPEVGEDVLADGCADMVSMARPFLADPDFVAKAAAGDAAKIAPCIACNQACLDHTFGGKLSSCLVNPRACYETELVVTKAEAPKTVAVVGAGPAGLSAALTAAEAGHSVTIFDKAAEIGGQLNMAKQVPGKEEFWGLVDYYRTAVAHAGITLQLETTADADALDDFDEVIIATGVVPRDPQIPGQDGPNVLSYIDVLRGKAPVGSRVAVIGAGGIGFDIAEYLVTDDSPTEDLDAWLEEWGVGDPENVRGGLRPEGPQPDAPAREVTLLQRKAQKLGKGLGKTTGWIHRAGLQMKNVKMVGGVNYEKIDADGLHVSDGEARENPRVIAVDTIVLCAGQLPERTLADDLMAKGRSVHIIGGADVAAELDAKRAIDQGTRLAASL; this is translated from the coding sequence ATGACCACCACCTATCCGCACCTGCTGGCCCCGCTTGATCTTGGCTTTACGACGTTGAAAAACCGCGTGCTGATGGGGTCAATGCACACCGGTCTGGAAGAAACCAAAGATTGGAACCGTGTCGCCGAATTCTACGCGACCCGTGCGCGGGGTGGCGTCGCGTTGATGGTGACAGGTGGCATGGCCCCCAACAAAGAAGGCGGCGTATTTCCCGGTGCCGCTGGCCTCTTTAATCAAGACGACATTGCGAACCATAAAATTGTGACCGACCGCGTCCACGACGCAGGCGGCAAAATCGCGATGCAAATCCTGCACGCAGGTCGTTACGCTTATTCGCCCGAATGTGTGTCCGCCTCTGCCGTGAAATCCCCGATCTCTCCATTCCCGCCGAAGGAATTGGATGCAGAAGGTATTGAAAAACAGATTAGCGATATGGTCACCGCCGCCGTGCGTGCCCAAGAAGCTGGGTATGACGGTGTCGAGGTGATGGGGTCCGAAGGGTATTTCCTGAACCAGTTCCTTGTCACCCACACCAACAAACGCGACGACGAATGGGGCGGATCATACGAAAACCGGATGCGCCTACCGGTCGAGGTCGTGCGCCGCGTCCGCGAAGCGGTCGGCACTGATTTCATCGTCATCTACCGCCTTTCCATGATCGACCTGATCCCGAACGGGTCCACATGGGAAGAAGTCGTGCAGTTGGCCAAAGCGATTGAAGCTGCAGGTGCCACGATCATCAACACCGGCATTGGTTGGCACGAGGCCCGCATTCCGACGATTGCGACATCTGTCCCGCGTCGCGCCTTTAGCTGGGTCACAAAGAAACTGATGGGCGAGGTGTCGATCCCCGTCATTACATCGAACCGGATCAACACGCCCGAAGTGGGTGAAGATGTGTTGGCAGACGGTTGCGCCGATATGGTCAGCATGGCCCGTCCGTTCCTTGCCGATCCCGATTTTGTGGCCAAAGCCGCCGCTGGCGACGCCGCAAAGATCGCGCCGTGTATTGCATGTAACCAAGCCTGTCTGGATCATACGTTTGGCGGCAAGCTGTCGTCCTGCCTTGTGAACCCGCGCGCGTGTTATGAAACCGAACTGGTGGTCACGAAAGCAGAAGCACCAAAAACTGTTGCAGTGGTTGGCGCAGGCCCTGCAGGTCTGTCCGCAGCGCTGACCGCCGCAGAGGCAGGTCACAGCGTCACGATCTTCGACAAAGCGGCAGAGATTGGCGGCCAGCTGAACATGGCCAAACAGGTGCCGGGCAAAGAAGAATTCTGGGGGCTGGTCGATTATTACCGGACGGCGGTTGCCCACGCGGGCATCACGCTCCAGTTGGAAACCACCGCTGACGCAGACGCGCTGGACGATTTCGACGAAGTGATCATCGCGACTGGTGTTGTCCCGCGTGATCCGCAGATTCCGGGTCAGGACGGGCCGAACGTCCTGTCCTATATCGATGTGTTGCGCGGTAAGGCCCCTGTGGGCAGCCGTGTTGCCGTGATCGGGGCAGGGGGCATCGGTTTCGACATTGCCGAATATCTAGTAACCGATGACAGCCCGACCGAAGACTTGGATGCGTGGCTGGAAGAATGGGGCGTCGGTGATCCGGAAAATGTCCGTGGTGGTTTGCGACCCGAAGGCCCGCAACCTGATGCACCTGCGCGCGAAGTCACGTTGTTGCAACGCAAAGCGCAGAAGCTGGGTAAAGGCCTTGGTAAAACGACAGGCTGGATTCACCGCGCTGGGCTTCAGATGAAGAACGTCAAAATGGTCGGCGGTGTGAATTACGAAAAGATTGACGCAGACGGCCTACACGTCAGCGACGGCGAAGCGCGTGAAAATCCACGTGTCATCGCGGTCGACACTATTGTTCTGTGCGCTGGGCAATTGCCGGAACGCACGCTTGCAGACGATCTGATGGCGAAAGGGCGGTCCGTGCATATCATTGGCGGTGCCGATGTGGCGGCAGAACTGGATGCGAAACGTGCCATTGATCAGGGCACACGATTGGCCGCGAGCCTATAA
- the ilvD gene encoding dihydroxy-acid dehydratase produces the protein MTKVDKTHLPSRHVTEGPSRAPHRSYFYAMGLDEEAIAQPWVGVATCWNEAAPCNIALNRQAQSVKLGVKKGLGTPREFTTITVTDGIAMGHEGMRSSLASREAIADTVELTMRGHCYDALVGLAGCDKSLPGMMMAMVRLNTPSVFIYGGSILPGRLHGKDVTVQDVFEAVGQHQAGNMSDAELEVLERVACPSAGACGGQFTANTMACVSEAIGLALMNSSGAPAPYESRDQYGVASGEAVMNLIAKNIRARDVVTRKSLENAARVVACTGGSTNAGLHLPAIAHEAGIDFDLFDVCDIFKDTPYFVDLKPGGQYVAKDLYEAGGVPVVMKELRKAGLIHEDCMTASGREMGEELDMIMGEADDRVIYHIDSPLTKTGGVVGLKGNLAPEGAIVKVAGMAEAEQVFSGPARCFENEEEAFAAVKARKYEEGEVLVIRNEGPAGGPGMREMLSTTAALSGQGMGKKVALITDGRFSGATRGFCVGHVGPEAAHGGPIALLKDGDMITMNAVTGELSVDLTDEELAARKDAWAGPKETIYASGALWKFSQLVGATRFGATTHPGAKAEKHIYMDL, from the coding sequence ATGACTAAAGTAGACAAAACCCACCTGCCAAGCCGCCATGTGACCGAAGGGCCATCGCGCGCCCCGCACCGGTCCTATTTTTATGCGATGGGTTTGGACGAAGAAGCGATTGCGCAGCCATGGGTTGGCGTCGCGACATGCTGGAACGAAGCGGCCCCATGTAACATCGCCCTGAACCGTCAGGCGCAGTCTGTGAAGCTCGGCGTGAAAAAGGGTCTCGGCACCCCGCGCGAATTCACCACAATCACCGTGACCGACGGCATCGCGATGGGCCACGAAGGCATGCGGTCTTCGCTCGCGTCCCGCGAGGCGATTGCGGATACCGTTGAATTGACGATGCGCGGACACTGCTATGACGCGCTTGTTGGTCTGGCTGGTTGCGACAAATCCCTGCCGGGTATGATGATGGCGATGGTGCGTTTGAACACGCCGTCTGTCTTTATTTACGGTGGGTCCATCCTTCCGGGCCGGTTGCACGGCAAAGACGTGACCGTGCAAGACGTATTCGAGGCCGTGGGTCAGCACCAAGCTGGCAACATGTCCGACGCTGAATTGGAAGTTCTGGAACGCGTGGCCTGTCCATCTGCCGGTGCCTGTGGTGGCCAGTTTACGGCGAACACAATGGCCTGTGTGTCAGAGGCGATTGGCCTTGCGCTGATGAATTCGTCCGGTGCGCCTGCGCCATACGAATCCCGCGATCAATATGGTGTGGCTTCTGGTGAAGCCGTGATGAACCTGATCGCGAAAAACATCCGTGCGCGTGACGTTGTAACCCGCAAATCGCTCGAGAACGCGGCGCGTGTTGTGGCCTGTACCGGTGGTTCCACCAACGCTGGTCTGCACCTGCCTGCGATTGCGCATGAAGCTGGCATCGACTTCGATCTCTTCGACGTCTGCGACATCTTTAAAGACACGCCTTACTTCGTCGACCTGAAACCAGGTGGTCAGTACGTCGCGAAAGACCTTTATGAAGCGGGCGGCGTTCCAGTCGTGATGAAGGAACTGCGCAAAGCGGGCCTGATCCACGAAGACTGCATGACAGCATCTGGCCGTGAAATGGGCGAAGAACTCGACATGATCATGGGCGAAGCTGATGATCGCGTGATCTACCACATCGACAGCCCGCTGACGAAAACCGGTGGTGTTGTTGGTCTGAAGGGCAACCTTGCGCCCGAAGGCGCCATCGTAAAGGTCGCTGGCATGGCAGAAGCGGAACAAGTCTTCTCTGGTCCTGCGCGTTGCTTCGAAAACGAAGAAGAAGCGTTCGCCGCTGTGAAAGCACGCAAATACGAAGAAGGCGAAGTTCTGGTCATCCGCAACGAAGGCCCAGCAGGTGGTCCGGGCATGCGCGAAATGCTGTCCACGACGGCTGCGCTTTCCGGTCAGGGCATGGGCAAGAAGGTCGCATTGATCACTGACGGTCGTTTCTCCGGTGCGACACGCGGGTTCTGCGTGGGCCACGTTGGGCCAGAAGCGGCACACGGCGGTCCAATCGCATTGCTGAAAGACGGCGACATGATCACCATGAACGCTGTGACGGGTGAATTGTCCGTTGATCTGACAGACGAAGAACTTGCCGCACGTAAAGACGCATGGGCGGGTCCAAAGGAAACGATCTACGCATCCGGTGCGCTTTGGAAGTTCTCGCAACTCGTCGGGGCCACACGTTTTGGGGCGACGACCCATCCGGGCGCAAAGGCTGAAAAACACATCTACATGGATCTCTGA